The genomic window tattatttcaaaataaacaattaaGAATAAAGCTGGCAAATGCCACTTATCTACCAATTTGTGCATCTCAACCATAAACATAGCTTTTCCATTTGAAACCACACAACAGAAAACAAGACACAAATTTTCCTTATATAGTTTGATACTACAGCAGAAGGTGCAATATTACCAGTGTTGTGGAGCTAAGTTATgctgaaattatattatttataccaAGAAAATGGTTATCTACAACCTCTTGATGTATGAAATAAGACTTTTACGTTTGATAAAAGCAAATATGTTCTAATTACatgctataactttttttttttggattttgggccacacctagtgatgctcaggggttactcctggctctgtgctcagaaatcgctcctggcttgggggaacatatgggacgcagggggatcgaactgcggtctgtcctaagttagtgtgtgcaaggcagacaccttaccgcttgtgcctcCCTCCTGCCCATACATCCTAGAATTCTTTTGTTGTGATTCATACCTAAGAAACTTACTTACTTGTAAGTTGTCTCATCAGCTTAATTCCCAGCGAGAGGTTGGTTTTCCTGCACATTACACATTGGCATTGAAGTCCAGTCATAAATGTTGTCATATTTATAATTCAAGTTTTGGAAAAGACTCTGGAATAGTTGTCTAAGATACTCGTAATCTGGGGTTTCTTCAAAACCCAACTCACGACAATAGTTTAAGTATATGGCAAATTCTTTAGGAATGTCTTTACACAAATCTTCAATGGGAATTTcaatcttcttttctttaatacgATCCCACTTTTGTTTCATTGAGGCAGCCACTAATCCTTGCCATGGCAGACTGTTtccattaaaatatatcaaaacataTCCTAATGCCTCCAAGTCATCTCGGCGACTTTGTTCAGTACCACAGTGAGTATTAATGCTAGCATATAGGGCAGTACCAACTAGATATTGAACTTCTCTACAAGGtatatgttgttttgatttttctctgtACTTCTTTGCCAAACCCAAATCCACAAGATATAATTGGCTAAATTTTGAGTAAGGCTGATCTGGAGAATTTACCttgctccttttcctcttctgagTGTCCTTAGAAAAATTAGAGAGGAAGCAGCTAGGACCCATTAGGAAGTTTTCTGGCTTAATGTCTCTGTGTATGAAATCCTTACTATGCAGATATTCAAGTCTACTTATCATCTGATCAGCTAACATAAGTATCGTTTTCATAGAGAACTTTCTTGAGCAGATTTTGAAGAACTCTTCTAAGCTGGGTCCAAGAAGGTCCATGGCCAATGCATTCTCATGTTTTTCCTCGCCATACCACAACAGACGAGGAAAACCAATGCCCCCCTGGAGAAG from Suncus etruscus isolate mSunEtr1 chromosome X, mSunEtr1.pri.cur, whole genome shotgun sequence includes these protein-coding regions:
- the LOC125998802 gene encoding casein kinase I-like, giving the protein MEMAANKDRRYGTIIGGKYKLLKMLGSGSFGEVYCAIDITNNNEVAVKLESKRTKYPQLLKENKLYRLLQGGIGFPRLLWYGEEKHENALAMDLLGPSLEEFFKICSRKFSMKTILMLADQMISRLEYLHSKDFIHRDIKPENFLMGPSCFLSNFSKDTQKRKRSKVNSPDQPYSKFSQLYLVDLGLAKKYREKSKQHIPCREVQYLVGTALYASINTHCGTEQSRRDDLEALGYVLIYFNGNSLPWQGLVAASMKQKWDRIKEKKIEIPIEDLCKDIPKEFAIYLNYCRELGFEETPDYEYLRQLFQSLFQNLNYKYDNIYDWTSMPMCNVQENQPLAGN